The Phyllopteryx taeniolatus isolate TA_2022b chromosome 7, UOR_Ptae_1.2, whole genome shotgun sequence genome has a segment encoding these proteins:
- the LOC133481222 gene encoding uncharacterized protein LOC133481222, which produces MGTSTLFLHSSGIFSPARILLNKLVKNSTATSPRCFHISTGMSSGPTAFPFFILFYLSNFPFLVIATSWSTTLGSSTLPSLSISSFVNSSKYYLHLSSTLLAPVNIFPSLSLITLTCCTSYPSLSLANLYRSFSPSLVPNLAYMSSYAFCLAFALRHISMYSFLLSSVLSVSHFFLANLFPCIISCTLRFHHKVSFFPFLPEYTPSTLLPVSLIPLAVVVQSSGSSSCPLRACLTCSRIATQHSSCLGFHHMVLCSAFVFLMFLPTTRVILHTTILCCLAMLSPNTNLQSVNSFRLHRLHKM; this is translated from the coding sequence atgggcaccagcacacttttcctccattcatcaggcatcttctcacccgcgagaattctgttgaacaagctcgtcaaaaactccacagccacctctccaagatgcttTCATatttccacaggaatgtcatcaggaccaactgcctttccatttttcatactcttctatctttctaacttccccttcCTAGtgattgccacttcctggtccaccacacttggctcttctactcttccttctctctcaatTTCCTCATTcgtcaactcctcaaagtattatttgcatctgtccagcacactactggcacctgtcaacatatttccatctctatccttaatcaccctaacctgctgcacatcctacccatctctatccctggccaacctgtatagatctttttctccttctttagtgcccaacctggcatacatgtcatcatatgccttttgtttggcctttgccctacgtcacatctcaatgtattcctttctcctctcctcagtcctttcagtgtcccacttcttcttagctaacctctttccttgtattatttcctgtactttgaggttccaccacaaagtctcattctttcctttcctgccagaatatacaccaagtactctcctgcctgtctctctgatccccttggctgtagtggtccagtcttctggaagctcctcctgtccactgagagcctgtctcacctgtTCCCGAATAGCCACACAGCACTCTTCCTGTCTcggcttccaccacatggttctctgctctgcctttgtctttttaatgttcctccccaccaccagagtcatcttacacaccaccatcctatgctgtctagccatgCTCTCCCCTAACACTAACTTACAGTCGGTaaactccttcagattacatcgtctgcacaagatgtaa